A window of Ipomoea triloba cultivar NCNSP0323 chromosome 2, ASM357664v1 contains these coding sequences:
- the LOC116009083 gene encoding kinesin-like protein KIN-8A isoform X1 — protein sequence MPVSTRSRTVTSSRHHQNDPTTGPKLENQEESQMCCKMMRNPHHGLKEKMKELTLLYEQQKQASMKNRILRVEEPPSLDIVGSSNSVPNSTVTRTYVPPQENVGVEAGGGERIVGFSWPRRANRGGATSENVQESESNGGEASSSSSSCRILVFVRLRPLAKKEMDGCVRIANGKDVYLTEPATENDYLGLKRLRDRHFTFDASFPDSASQQQVYSTTTAELVEAVLQGRNGSVFCYGATGAGKTYTMLGTVENPGVMVLAIKDLFNKIGERSFDGNHVVHLSYLEIYNETVRDLLSPGRSLVLREDKQGIVAQGLTQYRAYSADEVMALLQQGNLNRTTEPTRVNETSSRSHAILQVVVEYRFKDDLNNIVYRMGKLSLIDLAGSERALATDPRTLRSLEGANINRSLLALSSCISALVEGKKHIPFRNSKLTQLLKDSLGGACNTVMIANISPSSHAFGETQHTLHWADRAKEIRTKAYYTHDKMLIPDSEIDQAKLLLELQKENRELRMQLARQQQQLLSNQAQNLAPNASPTASTVTSQLSPSPSPAHPNEKRKARPSLLGANCFTPESQKKGADETVKELRKVVSELEAEIERMKMDHALQIKQKDDFIHELSRKSQKPARVGGDSMKRVITRVNIQAEPEEACEDELKTQSHRFLSPVATAKKRTFWDIAMPSNPSLVTLTSRQTRNHVNTETVVTASKLLQDSLAKDPEICKAVKE from the exons ATGCCGGTTTCAACAAGATCTCGCACAGTGACAAGCAGCCGACATCATCAAAATGACCCAACAACCGGACCCAAACTGGAAAACCAGGAAGAGAGCCAAATGTGTTGTAAGATGATGAGAAATCCACACCACGGgttgaaggagaagatgaaGGAACTAACCCTTTTGTATGAGCAGCAAAAGCAAGCCTCTATGAAGAACCGAATTTTGAGGGTTGAAGAGCCTCCTAGCCTGGATATCGTGGGTTCATCGAATTCAGTCCCTAATTCTACTGTTACAAGGACTTACGTGCCCCCGCAGGAGAATGTGGGTGTGGAGGCCGGCGGTGGCGAGAGGATTGTGGGGTTTTCTTGGCCGAGAAGGGCGAATAGAGGGGGGGCTACTAGTGAGAATGTACAAGAAAGTGAAAGCAATGGGGGTGAGgcaagtagtagtagtagtagttgtAGGATTCTTGTTTTTGTGAGGCTAAGGCCATTGGCCAAGAAGGAAATGGACGGCTGTGTGAGAATTGCTAATGGAAAAGATGTTTATCTCACTGAACCTGCTACTGAAAATGATTATCTTGGATTAAAGAGGCTTCGAGATCGCCATTTTACCTTTGATGCCTCATTTCCTGATTCTGCTTCTCAGCAACAAGTCTATTCCACAAC AACAGCAGAGCTTGTGGAAGCGGTTCTGCAGGGTAGAAATGGGTCTGTCTTCTGCTATGGAGCAACCGGAGCTGGAAAGACGTACACTATGCTTGGTACAGTTGAGAATCCCGGGGTAATGGTCTTGGCAATCAAGGATCTGTTTAACAAGATAGGGGAAAGGAGCTTTGATGGAAATCATGTAGTCCATCTTTCCTATCTGGAGATCTACAATGAAACTGTCCGAGATTTATTATCCCCGGGGAGGTCTTTGGTCCTTCGAGAAGATAAACAG gGGATTGTGGCTCAAGGTCTTACTCAGTACAGAGCATATTCTGCAGATGAA GTAATGGCATTGCTTCAACAAGGAAATCTTAACAGAACCACAGAACCAACTCGTGTTAATGAAACTTCCTCACGTTCTCATGCAATTCTGCAG GTCGTGGTTGAATATCGTTTCAAAGATGATTTGAATAACATTGTATACCGCATGGGAAAGCTATCACTTATCGATCTTGCTGGCTCTGAGAGAGCGCTTGCTACTGATCCAAGAACGCTAAGATCTCTCGAGGGTGCCAACATAAATAGGTCACTCCTCGCTCTCAGCAGCTGCATCAGCGCACTCGTTGAGGGGAAAAAACACATACCATTTCGGAATTCCAAACTTACCCAATTGCTCAAGGACTCCCTTGGTGGAGCTTGTAATACTGTGATGATTGCTAACATCAGCCCGAGCAGTCACGCTTTTGGTGAAACACAACACACGCTTCACTGGGCTGATCGTGCTAAGGAGATCCGGACAAAG GCTTATTACACACATGATAAAATGCTGATTCCTGATTCTGAAATAGATCAGGCCAAGTTATTGCTCGAGTTACAGAAAGAGAATCGTGAATTGAGAATGCAGTTGGCTCGTCAGCAGCAACAGCTACTAAGTAATCAAGCGCAAAACTTAGCCCCAAATGCATCACCCACCGCATCTACTGTTACCTCTCAATTATCCCCTTCACCGTCTCCAGCTCATCCAAACGAGAAAAGAAAAGCAAGACCCTCGCTTTTGGGTGCTAATTGCTTCACCCCAGAATCCCAGAAAAAGGGAGCAGATGAGACGGTTAAGGAGCTCAGGAAGGTTGTGAGTGAACTGGAGGCTGAAATCGAGAGAATGAAAATGGACCATGCATTGCAGATAAAGCAGAAGGATGATTTCATACACGAGCTTTCCAGGAAAAGCCAAAAACCGGCCAGGGTAGGTGGAGACTCAATGAAAAGGGTCATTACAAGGGTGAATATACAGGCAGAGCCAGAGGAGGCATGCGAGGATGAGTTAAAGACTCAAAGTCATCGTTTTCTATCCCCAGTTGCCACAGCAAAAAAACGTACTTTCTGGGACATAGCAATGCCAAGTAACCCATCACTCGTCACTCTAACTTCACGACAGACCAGAAACCATGTCAATACAGAAACCGTAGTGACTGCATCCAAGCTTCTCCAG GATTCGCTCGCCAAAGACCCTGAAATTTGTAAAGCAGttaaagaatga
- the LOC116009083 gene encoding kinesin-like protein KIN-8A isoform X2: MPVSTRSRTVTSSRHHQNDPTTGPKLENQEESQMCCKMMRNPHHGLKEKMKELTLLYEQQKQASMKNRILRVEEPPSLDIVGSSNSVPNSTVTRTYVPPQENVGVEAGGGERIVGFSWPRRANRGGATSENVQESESNGGEASSSSSSCRILVFVRLRPLAKKEMDGCVRIANGKDVYLTEPATENDYLGLKRLRDRHFTFDASFPDSASQQQVYSTTTAELVEAVLQGRNGSVFCYGATGAGKTYTMLGTVENPGVMVLAIKDLFNKIGERSFDGNHVVHLSYLEIYNETVRDLLSPGRSLVLREDKQGIVAQGLTQYRAYSADEVMALLQQGNLNRTTEPTRVNETSSRSHAILQVVVEYRFKDDLNNIVYRMGKLSLIDLAGSERALATDPRTLRSLEGANINRSLLALSSCISALVEGKKHIPFRNSKLTQLLKDSLGGACNTVMIANISPSSHAFGETQHTLHWADRAKEIRTKAYYTHDKMLIPDSEIDQAKLLLELQKENRELRMQLARQQQQLLSNQAQNLAPNASPTASTVTSQLSPSPSPAHPNEKRKARPSLLGANCFTPESQKKGADETVKELRKVVSELEAEIERMKMDHALQIKQKDDFIHELSRKSQKPARVGGDSMKRVITRVNIQAEPEEACEDELKTQSHRFLSPVATAKKRTFWDIAMPSNPSLVTLTSRQTRNHVNTETVVTASKLLQPGFARQRP; this comes from the exons ATGCCGGTTTCAACAAGATCTCGCACAGTGACAAGCAGCCGACATCATCAAAATGACCCAACAACCGGACCCAAACTGGAAAACCAGGAAGAGAGCCAAATGTGTTGTAAGATGATGAGAAATCCACACCACGGgttgaaggagaagatgaaGGAACTAACCCTTTTGTATGAGCAGCAAAAGCAAGCCTCTATGAAGAACCGAATTTTGAGGGTTGAAGAGCCTCCTAGCCTGGATATCGTGGGTTCATCGAATTCAGTCCCTAATTCTACTGTTACAAGGACTTACGTGCCCCCGCAGGAGAATGTGGGTGTGGAGGCCGGCGGTGGCGAGAGGATTGTGGGGTTTTCTTGGCCGAGAAGGGCGAATAGAGGGGGGGCTACTAGTGAGAATGTACAAGAAAGTGAAAGCAATGGGGGTGAGgcaagtagtagtagtagtagttgtAGGATTCTTGTTTTTGTGAGGCTAAGGCCATTGGCCAAGAAGGAAATGGACGGCTGTGTGAGAATTGCTAATGGAAAAGATGTTTATCTCACTGAACCTGCTACTGAAAATGATTATCTTGGATTAAAGAGGCTTCGAGATCGCCATTTTACCTTTGATGCCTCATTTCCTGATTCTGCTTCTCAGCAACAAGTCTATTCCACAAC AACAGCAGAGCTTGTGGAAGCGGTTCTGCAGGGTAGAAATGGGTCTGTCTTCTGCTATGGAGCAACCGGAGCTGGAAAGACGTACACTATGCTTGGTACAGTTGAGAATCCCGGGGTAATGGTCTTGGCAATCAAGGATCTGTTTAACAAGATAGGGGAAAGGAGCTTTGATGGAAATCATGTAGTCCATCTTTCCTATCTGGAGATCTACAATGAAACTGTCCGAGATTTATTATCCCCGGGGAGGTCTTTGGTCCTTCGAGAAGATAAACAG gGGATTGTGGCTCAAGGTCTTACTCAGTACAGAGCATATTCTGCAGATGAA GTAATGGCATTGCTTCAACAAGGAAATCTTAACAGAACCACAGAACCAACTCGTGTTAATGAAACTTCCTCACGTTCTCATGCAATTCTGCAG GTCGTGGTTGAATATCGTTTCAAAGATGATTTGAATAACATTGTATACCGCATGGGAAAGCTATCACTTATCGATCTTGCTGGCTCTGAGAGAGCGCTTGCTACTGATCCAAGAACGCTAAGATCTCTCGAGGGTGCCAACATAAATAGGTCACTCCTCGCTCTCAGCAGCTGCATCAGCGCACTCGTTGAGGGGAAAAAACACATACCATTTCGGAATTCCAAACTTACCCAATTGCTCAAGGACTCCCTTGGTGGAGCTTGTAATACTGTGATGATTGCTAACATCAGCCCGAGCAGTCACGCTTTTGGTGAAACACAACACACGCTTCACTGGGCTGATCGTGCTAAGGAGATCCGGACAAAG GCTTATTACACACATGATAAAATGCTGATTCCTGATTCTGAAATAGATCAGGCCAAGTTATTGCTCGAGTTACAGAAAGAGAATCGTGAATTGAGAATGCAGTTGGCTCGTCAGCAGCAACAGCTACTAAGTAATCAAGCGCAAAACTTAGCCCCAAATGCATCACCCACCGCATCTACTGTTACCTCTCAATTATCCCCTTCACCGTCTCCAGCTCATCCAAACGAGAAAAGAAAAGCAAGACCCTCGCTTTTGGGTGCTAATTGCTTCACCCCAGAATCCCAGAAAAAGGGAGCAGATGAGACGGTTAAGGAGCTCAGGAAGGTTGTGAGTGAACTGGAGGCTGAAATCGAGAGAATGAAAATGGACCATGCATTGCAGATAAAGCAGAAGGATGATTTCATACACGAGCTTTCCAGGAAAAGCCAAAAACCGGCCAGGGTAGGTGGAGACTCAATGAAAAGGGTCATTACAAGGGTGAATATACAGGCAGAGCCAGAGGAGGCATGCGAGGATGAGTTAAAGACTCAAAGTCATCGTTTTCTATCCCCAGTTGCCACAGCAAAAAAACGTACTTTCTGGGACATAGCAATGCCAAGTAACCCATCACTCGTCACTCTAACTTCACGACAGACCAGAAACCATGTCAATACAGAAACCGTAGTGACTGCATCCAAGCTTCTCCAG CCAGGATTCGCTCGCCAAAGACCCTGA